A genomic window from Lotus japonicus ecotype B-129 chromosome 1, LjGifu_v1.2 includes:
- the LOC130724989 gene encoding uncharacterized protein LOC130724989: MGAGGLLRDELGQWVRGFQAFQAGGNPLLSEAWALKLGLQMTWDAGFRDVICNLDCGELLKSLGEVDSRHFLPILDDIIQFLDRPWRVSLSAFSRDCNMPADRLAKRGASNPALSLCLLDTPPMELETLIMRDRFAAL; the protein is encoded by the coding sequence ATGGGGGCAGGAGGGTTGCTGCGCGATGAGCTAGGGCAGTGGGTGAGAGGTTTCCAGGCTTTCCAAGCAGGAGGGAACCCACTGTTATCAGAAGCTTGGGCCTTGAAACTAGGATTACAAATGACTTGGGATGCAGGCTTCAGAGATGTGATTTGCAATTTGGATTGTGGTGAGCTTTTAAAATCCTTGGGAGAGGTTGACAGCAGACATTTCCTCCCTATCTTGGATGATATTATTCAGTTTTTGGATAGACCGTGGAGAGTCTCTTTGAGTGCCTTCAGCCGTGATTGTAACATGCCTGCCGACCGGTTAGCCAAAAGAGGAGCTTCAAACCCAGCACTGTCTCTTTGTCTGCTAGATACTCCGCCTATGGAGCTTGAAACCCTCATTATGAGGGATCGTTTTGCTGCTTTGTAg
- the LOC130730547 gene encoding LOB domain-containing protein 16-like: MASSSSSSSGNGSASASSGSPCGACKFLRRKCAADCIFAPYFCSEQGPARFAAIHKVFGASNVSKLLLHIPAHDRCEAVVTIAYEAQARIRDPVYGCVSHIYALQQQVACLQAQLMQVKAQLAQKNLNMENHWPGNVAGQPMNPFCPSNMDPISPQSSLDSIDHNMQDFHSRENNFSLHACSKKRTHNNNDLGELQELALRMMRN; the protein is encoded by the exons atggcttcttcttcttcttcatcatctggaAATGGCTCTGCCTCTGCTTCTTCTGGCTCTCCTTGCGGAGCATGCAAGTTCCTCAGGAGAAAATGTGCAGCTGATTGCATCTTTGCACCTTACTTTTGCTCAGAACAAGGCCCTGCAAGATTTGCAGCTATTCATAAAGTGTTTGGTGCCAGCAATGTTTCCAAGTTGCTTTTGCATATTCCAGCTCATGATCGTTGTGAGGCGGTTGTCACAATCGCTTATGAGGCACAAGCTCGTATCAGAGACCCTGTTTATGGCTGTGTCTCCCACATTTATGCCTTACAACAACAG GTGGCATGCTTGCAGGCTCAACTAATGCAAGTGAAGGCTCAGCTGGCGCAGAAGAACCTGAACATGGAGAATCACTGGCCAGGGAATGTTGCTGGCCAACCAATGAACCCTTTTTGTCCCTCTAACATGGACCCCATTTCACCTCAGAGCTCTCTTGACTCCATTGATCATAACATGCAAGATTTTCATAGCAGAGAAAATAATTTCTCACTCCATGCTTGTTCCAAGAAAAGAACACATAACAACAATGACTTGGGGGAGCTGCAAGAATTGGCACTCAGGATGATGAGGAACTGA
- the LOC130730548 gene encoding poly [ADP-ribose] polymerase 1: MSSNPQNQKPWKAEYAKSGRSSCRTCKSPIDKEVFRLGKMVQSTQFDGLMPMWHHADCILKKSNQIKLVDDVENLESLRWEDQQKIRKYIESGGGGSGGTPTPKKANKNTECGIEVSQTSRATCKDCGQKIIKGEVRISTKPEGQGARGLAWHHAKCLMELSPSIQVDKLSGWNSLSSSDQSAVSDLAKGHPMNKGDGSDTKIEAEEFNESAHQSTSKGGTKRGKNADSERKSKVTKAKEDVSAGRAASMKNADGLGEACDLETKLEAQSKELWALKDDLKKNVTTAELREILEVNGQDSTGSELDLRDRCADGMMFGALGHCPICSGYLRYSGGMFRCNGYISEWSKCSYSTSEPKRTEGKWKIPEETNNQYLKKWFKSQKGKKPVRILPLPSSMNSVESQITNSQQHQSSSSESLMDLKVSIAGLPKESIEDWKRKIDGVGGVFHAKVKKDTSCLVVSGALNDEAEMRKARRMKIPIVREDYLVDCMERNKKLPFDMYKVEKIGEASSMVTVKVKGQSAVHEASGLQDSGHILEEGKSIYNTTLNMSDLSTGVNSYYILQIIQEDKGSGCYVFRKWGRVGNDKIGGKKLDEMPKGDAIREFRRLFFEKTGNPWDAWEQKTIQKQPGRFFPLDIDYGVSKQVSKKIKNEDSKLPYPLIELMKMLFNVETYRAAMMEFEINMSEMPLGKLSKSNIQKGFEALTDIQNLLQTSNPDPSVRESLLIDASNRFFTMIPSIHPHIIRDDDDFKSKVKMLEALQDIEIASRLVGFDANSDDSIDDNYKKLHCDMSPLPHDSEDFRLVEKFLHNTHAPTHTDWSLELEEVFSLEREGEFDKFAPYRDKLGNRMLLWHGSRLTNFVGILSQGLRIAPPEAPATGYMFGKGVYFADLVSKSAQYCFTDKKNPVGLMLLSEVALGDVYELKKAKYMDKPPVGKHSTKGLGKKMPQESEYVKWRDDVVVPCGKPVSSNVKASELMYNEYIVYNTAQVKMQFLLKVRFHHKR; the protein is encoded by the exons ATGTCGTCGAACCCTCAAAATCAAAAGCCATGGAAAGCAGAGTACGCCAAGTCAGGCCGATCGTCATGCCGGACCTGCAAGTCCCCCATTGACAAGGAGGTCTTCCGTCTCGGCAAGATGGTTCAATCCACCCAATTCGATGGCCTCATGCCT ATGTGGCATCATGCTGATTGCATATTGAAGAAATCCAACCAGATAAAATT AGTTGATGATGTTGAAAACTTAGAGTCGCTTCGTTGGGAAGACCAGCAAAAGATCAGAAAGTACATCGAGAGTGGcggtggcggtagtggtggcACGCCAACGCCAAAAAAGGCTAACAAAAATACTGAGTGTGGTATTGAAGTTTCACAAACTTCTCGTGCTACTTGCAAGGATTGTGGTCAAAAAATCATCAAGGGAGAG gTTCGAATATCCACTAAGCCTGAAGGTCAAGGTGCTAGGGGTTTGGCTTGGCACCATGCCAAGTGTCTCATGGAATTATCACCATCGATTCAAGTGGATAAGTTGTCTGGATGGAATAGTCTCTCATCTTCTGATCAATCAGCCGTCAGTGACTTGGCTAAGGGTCATCCTATGAATAAGGGAG ATGGTAGTGATACAAAGATCGAGGCTGAAGAGTTTAATGAATCCGCACACCAATCCACTTCCAAAGGTGGCACCAAACGGGGGAAGAATGCCGATAGTGAGCGGAAGTCAAAAGTTACTAAGGCCAAAGAGGATGTGTCTGCAGGCAGGGCAGCATCAATGAAAAATGCTGATGGCTTAGGGGAAGCATGTGATCTGGAGACTAAACTGGAGGCCCAGAGCAAAGAACTCTGGGCTCTGAAGGATGATCTTAAGAAGAATGTGACAACAGCAGAGTTGCGTGAAATACTGGAAGTCAATGGTCAAGATTCAACAGGATCAGAACTTGATTTGCGTGATCGCTG TGCTGAtggaatgatgtttggagcacTTGGTCATTGCCCAATATGTTCTGGTTATCTGCGTTATTCTGGAGGAATGTTCCGGTGCAATGGATACATTTCTGAGTGGAGTAAATGTTCCTACTCTACCAGCGAACCAAAACGTACTGAAGGGAAGTGGAAAATCCCGGAGGAAACAAATAATCAATACCTAAAAAAG TGGTTCAAATCTCAAAAGGGGAAGAAACCAGTTAGGATATTGCCTCTGCCATCATCAATGAACTCTGTTGAAAGTCAAATTACTAATTCCCAGCAGCATCAATCATCAAGCAGTGAGAGTTTGATGGATTTGAAAGTTTCTATTGCTGGATTACCTAAAGAATCTATT GAGGATTGGAAACGCAAAATTGATGGCGTTGGTGGGGTTTTTCATGCAAAAGTGAAGAAAG ATACTAGCTGCTTGGTGGTCAGTGGAGCACTTAATGATGAAGCTGAGATGCGGAAGGCAAG GAGGATGAAAATACCAATAGTAAGAGAGGACTATTTGGTTGACTGTATGGAAAGAAATAAGAAGCTTCCATTTGATATGTACAAAGTTGAAAAGATTGGTGAGGCTTCTAGCATGGTCACTGTCAAAGTGAAGGGGCAGAGTGCTGTTCACGAAGCTTCTGGCCTACAGGATTCCGGCCACATACTCGAGGAAGGGAAAAGCATATATAATACAACTTTGAACATGTCTGATTTGTCTACTGGTGTTAACAG CTACTACATTCTCCAAATAATCCAAGAAGATAAGGGGTCAGGTTGCTATGTGTTTCGTAAATGGGGTCGTGTGGGAAATGACAAGATTGGAGGAAAGAAACTGGACGAAATGCCAAAAGGTGATGCAATCCGTGAATTCAGACGATTATTCTTTGAGAAAACTGGAAATCCTTGGGACGCTTGGGAACAAAAGACTATTCAGAAGCAACCTGGAAGATTTTTCCCATTGGATATT GATTATGGAGTTAGCAAGCAGGtgtccaaaaaaattaaaaatgaagatAGTAAACTACCCTATCCATTAATAGAATTGATGAAGATGCTCTTCAATGTGGAAACATACAG AGCTGCCATGATGGAATTTGAGATTAATATGTCCGAAATGCCACTTGGGAAACTGAGCAAAAGTAATATCCAAAAGG GGTTTGAAGCATTAACGGATATACAAAATTTGTTACAAACTAGCAATCCTGATCCATCAGTCAGGGAAAGCTTGCTTATTGATGCCAGCAATCGGTTCTTCACTATGATCCCTTCTATTCATCCACATATAATTAGGGATGATGATGATTTTAAGTCAAAG GTGAAAATGTTAGAAGCCCTTCAAGACATTGAAATAGCCTCAAGATTAGTTGGATTTGATGCCAACAGTGATGACTCCATTGATGATAATTACAAGAAGCTCCACTGTGATATGTCTCCACTTCCTCATGACAGCGAAGATTTCCGTTTAGTTGAGAAGTTTCTCCATAACACCCATGCCCCCACTCATACG GATTGGAGTCTTGAGCTAGAAGAAGTTTTTTCACTTGAAAGGGAAGGAGAGTTTGATAAGTTTGCTCCTTACAGGGACAAACTTGGTAACAGAATGCTCCTATGGCATG GTTCTAGGTTGACAAACTTTGTTGGAATTCTGAGCCAAGGACTGAGAATTGCCCCTCCTGAAGCCCCTGCGACTGGATATATG TTTGGCAAAGGGGTTTACTTTGCTGACCTGGTCAGCAAGAGTGCTCAGTATTGCTTCACGGATAAGAAAAACCCTGTTGGTCTAATGCTTCTGAGTGAAGTTGCCCTTGGAGATGTCTATGAACTCAAAAAAGCTAAG TATATGGACAAACCTCCAGTAGGAAAGCACTCTACTAAAGGACTGGGCAAGAAAATGCCTCAGGAATCAGAATATGTAAAGTGGAGGGATGATGTCGTCGTTCCTTGTGGCAAACCAGTGTCATCAAATGTCAAGGCATCTGAACTCATGTACAATGAGTATATTGTTTATAATACTGCTCAA GTCAAGATGCAATTCTTATTGAAGGTGAGGTTCCATCACAAAAGGTGA